ACGCGACGGTCCAACACATCGCGCTCGATCACGAACGGTATCTGCTCGGCGCGCAGATGTTCGAGCACCGCGGCGGGGCTCGGGACGTTTCCGGGTGTCACGAACCACGAGTCCCTCGACGATCAGCTGCCGAATCGAGAATTCCACCACTAGACTCCGTCTCCCTTCCAGGGCGCGCCCGGCAACAGCTCGACGATGCTCCTGGACACTACCGCGAACGCGCTGTCGAAGTCCCACGAGACGCCGGGACGCAGGAGCGGAACGATATCGTCGCGGAAGTCGTGGTCACTCGCCTTCTCGTGGAGGTTGGCTTCGAACTGCGCGCGGCTGACTGCATGCCCGCCCTCGGCCATGTAGCGATGGAAGCACTGGAGCACCACCGCGGGGTCGACGCCGCCGCGCTGAAGGGCGCACCACAGATCGAAGAGGTCCCTCCCCTTCTTGCGTTGGTAGAGTGCGCGGAGCTTCGTGCCCAGCAGCTCATCGAGCTTGAAGGTCGTCACGCTCGCCGCCCCCTTGAACCAGGGGTTGTCCACCACGACAGGCGTGCGGATGAGGCCGAGCTCGGTGAAGTGTTCACGCGAGTTGATCTCCACCTTCAGTCGCATTCGGAGGGCTGGAACGCCTTCGGACTGGAAGCGGTATGCGAGCTTGACGCGACCCTCCTTCAGAGTGCGCTGCGGCGTCCCGAGCCACGGGTCGAGGACACGGCGAACGGCATCGAGCGTCTCGCCGATGGGCTCTGCCTTGACCTGCACGAGGTCGATGTCTTCCGAATAGCGAGCTGCCGGGTGCAAGTGGAGCTTGTACAGCGCCGTGCCGCCACGGAAGGCCAGGCGCTCTGCGATCTCTTCGAGTGTGAACATGTCGACGAGTGCTCGCGTGATGACGAGGTCTTGCTCGACCTGCGCGTCCTGTAGCCACGGCGCCTGCTCGCGCCATGCGGTGATGAAGTCTCTCGGGATCACTCGTCAGGCTCCACTTCGACGTTGACGATGACCTTCCACCGGGCACTTCGCTTCGCCCCCGCCACATCCACCGCACGCCGGAGAGGAATGTAGCTGAGCGCGTTCTGCTCGACGAATGGAAGAAGCTCCACAGCCAGCTCGTTGGCGCCAACGAGCTCCAGCAGGTACCCAAGACGCTGGCACCAGCCGACCGGGCACAGCTTTGCGACCTCCAGCAGCTTGGGCCCGTTCAAGGATTCTGTAAGCTCAGCCAGGACGGTAGCCACGTTGCTCAGGCCACCCGCGTGATGGGGGTAGCCCACCAGCTCGAGGGCCGTCAGTTCGGGTGTGGCGTACCGCAGATAGCCGCGCGGTGTGTTTACGCGTGTCACCGGCATGTCCTCTAGGTCGCTGCGACCGATGAACGTGATCCGTACCTCGCCGCACTCCACCGCAGGCCGGCTCGTGGGCACCATGACTTGGAGGGACTGCGGGCGTTGATGGGCTGCCCCATACTGCGCCGCCGCCGAGAGCAGAGCGACGTAGTACGGCACGCCCAGTTCCCCCATGAGCTGATCGATGAAATGCTCCGCGGGGAGGCACCCCAGGCGGCGATACTCGGGTGGCACGACCACATGGAACGAGCGCATGGGGCTCGCGATGCGTCCTCGTTGCTTGAGGCGCCGAAGCTGAGCACGGACCGCAACCTCGGACCCTCCGAGGGCCTCTAGAGCTGCCGTGGTCGTGAAGTGGTGGAGACCACGGGCCACCAGGTTGTCGATGTACTGCTCCGCGCGCATTGGCTACGATTATCGTCCAGAGAAATGATTGTTGTTACTTTTGATAATAATCGTAGCACAAGCGCAGGCTGACGACAATGCTCGTCGAAAGTCACCAATTTCGCTCCATTGGATTCGAATCGTCTCACCAGCCAGCGTCACGACCTCGGCACTTTCCGTCTCCATTGTTGAATATCGACCACACGTGAGAGTCTTGGGCCCCATGTCGCACATGTCCCGCTCGTGGTCGCTCGCCTGGTGTCTGGCCCTCGCCGCCTTGGCGCTGGGCGCCCCGAACCGAGCCGAGGCGGATCTCTTCAGCGCACCCACGGACGCCCCCGGGGGTGGCCGGCGCACGTGCGCGCTGAACGGCGTGGTGTGCCTGTCGTCGCCCATCATGGAGACCCCGCCAGGGGGCGGCATCAGCGTGCGGGGCGAGCCCACGCTCACCATCGCGCCGCCCGGCGCGGCGCCCATGGTGATCCAGCTGGGCGAGGCCGAGATCACGGTCACGCCCACCGGCTTCCGCTTCATGGGCTCGGCCGGCGTGCAGGGCTTCGGGCCGCTGGCCGGCTGGGAGTTCGCGGGCCCGCACGGCGACCTGGCAGTGGGCCTCGGCTCGAGCCCGGCGTTCGACGGCTACGAGCGCAACGGCTCGCCGGCGGGCTTCCCGGTGGGCGACACGCGCATCGGCAAGGACGACGGCTGGTTCTACATCTACATCTCGTACGGGACCGAGTTCGCGGTGGTGGCCCCCGGCGGCAACCTGCAGATCAGCCAGGAACTGATGGCGGGGAACACGCTCTTGATTGGCATCCGTCCGTCGGCGCCCGAGAACTTCGTCTTCTATCTGGGTGGCGGATTCACCGCGCCCATCACGTATGGGACGGTCGGCGACGGCTACGTGCTGGTGCAGAACGGCGCCCGCGCGTCCTCGCTCCCGCCCATCGACGTGCTCTACGAGTTCCCCGGCGAGCGGACGCTGCCGGGCACGCTCTCGCCGTCGCTGCTGGTGGGCGGCACGGTGCAGCTGGGCTCGCCGTCCATCCCCATCTCGGGCTGGGCGCAGATGGGATTGCAGCTGAACCCGCGGCGCCTGAACGACACGCGCGGGCGGCTGGACGCGAGCCTCACGCTCAACCTGGACCAGTATCCACCGTTCAGCGCGTCCATCCCGCTCGCGCAGGCTTCGGCCTACGCCAGCGCGGAGCACACGCTCATCAAGGCCGGCAACGTCCCGGCCAACGTGTTCGCGGGGACGCCGCTCGAGGACTTCGACGTGGGCACCGGGGGCTACGCGTTCCACGCCTACGTGCCTTACGCGCGCAGCCCCGTGATCCAGTTCCGCGCCGAGTCGGCGCGCGTGGCGGGGCTCTCGCTCGGCGACTTCAAGATCGGCTTCCTGGACGGAGGCCGGGTGAGCGCGCGCGGCAACCTGCACATCTTCGGGGCCGACTACGCCATGGTGGGCACCATCACGACGGGGCCCAACCCGCGGCTGCGCATGACCAACACGGCGGGGGTGCGCCTGTTCGGGCAGACGCTCGGTGCGGGCCTGATCGAGCTCACCGTGAGCCGCAACGACGCGAGCGTGCGCGTGGCCGGCAACGTGACCTTGTCGGGCGTGCGCTTCCGGCTGGACGAGACCTACCGTGCCTCCCAGCTGGCGGGGCTCGTGAACAGCGTGAGCCTGCCGCTGCCGCCCGTGGCGTTCCGGCAGGACCTGCGCGTCACCATCGCGGGCCGTGCCTACGGCATCCTGGTCAGCGGCTCGGCGGCGGGCACGCTGTCCACGTCGCCCTCGGTGCTGGCCAGCGGAAGCTCGTCCATCAACACGCCCGAGATCCGCATCGCCGAGTCGGGCTGTGTGGAGCCCGTCTGCACGGGTGGCGGGTGCAGCCGGCCTTGCGAGAGGGTGTGCACGCCGCGCGATCCGATCACTCAGCAGCGGCTGTGCGAACGGGTCTGTGGTCCCGAGGTGTGCACCGAGCGCAACTGCACCCCACGCACCTGCACGGTGCCGGCCAGCACCATCCCGGCGGTCAACGACTCGAGCTCGTTCAGCAACGTCACGGTGTCGCCGAGCGGCTTCAGCGTGCAGGTGCCCATCGCGGGGCGCACCGCCGTGGACCCCGACTACGACTCGCCCGCGCCGGCGCCCGAGCCTTCGCTCGAGCCGGCGACGACGAGCCCCGCTCGCACCACGGCGGCGCCACGGCCCGTGCCCATCGGGCCTGCGCCCGCGCCCGGCCCGCAGCAGCCGCGGCCCACGCCCACGCCGCCCCGGCCCACGCCGCAGCAGCCCACACCCACGCCGCAGCAGCCCACGCCCACGCCGCAGCGGCCCAGCCCCACGCCCGTGACAGCGCCCGCGCCCGGTCCGCGCTTCCGCATGACCAACGCGTGGCGCGGCGCCGACGTGTGCCTCGAAGCGCAGGAGCCCAGCCCCGGACAGCGGGCCGTGCGGCTGGTGGCGTGCACGGGGGCCGACGCACAGCAGTGGGTGAGCGTGCCCGCGGGTGGCGCCGCCGTGCAGCTGACCACCGTGCGCTTTGGCGCAGGCATGTGCCTCGACGTGGACGACAGCAGCGGCGCCAACGGCCAGCTGACGCTCTCGCCGTGCGGCAGCCGGCCCGGGCAGCGCTTCCTCACCAGCGCGGTGAGCGGCGGCTACAGCCAGCTGACCACGGAGCTGCGCGGCCCCTCGAGCTGCGTGGACGTGGCCAATGATGGCGTCAACAACCGCCTGCGCTTGTCGCCGTGCGGGAACTTCAGTGGCCAGGCGTGGCTGATGACCGGCGCCGCGGCCCCCGCGCCCACACCGCAGCAGCCGCGCCCCACCCCGGCGCCTCAGCCGGTGCCGCAGCCCCAGCCGGTGCCGCAGCTGCCCACCCGCCCGACGCCCGTGCCGCAACCCACGCCCACTCCCGTGACGGCCCCGGCGCCCGGCCCGCGCTTCCGCATGACCAACGCCTGGCGCGGGGACAACGTGTGCCTCGAGGCCCAGGAGCCCAGCCCCGGACAGCTGGCCCTGCGCCTGGTGACGTGCACGGGGGACGATGCGCAGCAGTGGGTCACGGTGCCCGCGGGTGGCGCGGCCATTCAGCTAACCACCGTGCGCTTTGGCGCGGGCATCTGCCTGGACGTGGACGAAGGCAGCGGCGGGGCCAGCCTCATGACGCTCGCGCCCTGCAGCAGCCGTCCCGGCCAACGCTTCCACACGAGCTCGGTAGGTGCCTACACCCGCCTGACCAACGACCTGCGCGGGCCGTCCAGCTGCCTCGACGTGGTCAACGACGGCACCAACGACCGCGTGCGCATGGCGCCCTGCGGGAGCTACAGCGGACAGTCCTGGCTCTTGCCGGGCGGCGCGGAACCCGTGCCCCCGCGGCCGCCTCGCCCCGCGCCACAGCAGCCGCAACAACCACCGCCCACGCCCACGCCCGCGCCCGCGCCCACGCCCATGCCGGCGCCGGTGCCCGTCACGCAGCCCACCACCGAGTGGCGTGTGATGCGCATGACCAACGCGTGGCGCGGCCCGGACGTGTGTCTCGAGTACTCCCCCGGCGGCCCCATCAACGTGGTGCTCACCGCGTGCAATGGCTCGCCCGGGCAGGTCTGGGTGGGCCTGCTGGACGCCTCGGGGGCGGTGCGTCTGACCGCACGCAACGGTGGCACCGAGCGCTGCCTCGACGTGGTGGACGGCAGCAACCGGCTCACCTTTGCGCCCTGCGGTGACCGGCCCGGGCAGCGCTGGCATGCCGTGGACGCAGGCGGCGGCAACTTCCGCCTGAGCAACGACCTGGGCGGCACGGGCCGCTGCCTCGACGTGATCAACGACGGCATCAACAACCAGCTCCAACTGGCGCCGTGCGGAAACTACAGCGGCCAGATCTGGGCGCTGCCCCCCACGCGCTGACGCTACGGGTTGTCCGCCAGGTGCACGGGCCGTGTGGGCGCCTCCAGCGCGGCCCGGAAGATGTCTGGCCAGGGCGCCGTGGACCCGAGGTGCGAGAGCACCGCGAACAGCCCCCACTGCAGCCGATTCAGCAGCAGCCACTCGGCGGGCATGGCCATCTTGAGCTTGTTGGGGTTGTCGAACACCAGCTTGCCGTAGCTCTCCTCCACGTATGCGTGTGTGAACGTGAAGAAGGGCCCGCGTGTGCGCATGGGCGTGTACAGCTGCAGCATGGCGTCCCACTGCGCCTCCCAGTCCATCTTCTTGGGCTTGGGGGTCATGCCCAGGTCGGGAAAGCGCTTCTTGAAGGTGTCGAAGTCGCCGTCCTGCGCGGCCATCGCCACGCGCTTCCACGCGTCGATGAAGTCCACCTGGTAGTAGCGCACGCAGCCGAAGTCGAGGAACGTGACCTGCCCCTCGTCGCCGAAGAGGTAGTTCCCGGGGTGCGGGTCGCCGTTGTAGACGCCGTGCCGAAACAGGCTGTCGAAGGCCACTCGGAAGATGCGCTCGCCCGCGCGATCCCGCGCCGCCTGCGAGGCCGTGTCCACGAAGGGCTGAAAGCGCATGCCGTCCACCAGGCGCGTGGTCAGCACCCGCCGCGCGGAGCGACTGGGCACGATGGCCGGCACCGAGCAGCCCTCTTGCGTGGAGAGCAGCCCCTCGAACAGCTGCTGATGCCGCGCCTCGAGCACGTAGTCGCACTCTTCGAGCGTGCGCTCGCGCAGCTCTTTGGCCAGCGCGCGACCGTCCATGGGGCTGCCAAGAGTGAAGACCGAGGCGAGCCCGCCCAGGAAGTCGAGGTCGCCCACCAGCAGCGCCTCGATGCCGGGGTACTGAACCTTCACGGCCACCGGCTGACCGTCCACGCGCGCGCGGTGCACCTGCCCGATGCTGGCCGCCGCGAAGGGGCTCTGCTCGAAGCCCTCGAAGAGCTGGTCCACCTCGCCGCCGAGCTCGGCGCGCACCACCTCCTGCACGCGCTCGTACTTCATGGCCGCGCTCTCGGACTGCAGCTTGGCCATGATCTCGCGCGCCTCTTCGGGCATGGCGCCGGGCAGGAAGCTGGCCATCTGCCCGGCCTTCATGACCAGGCCCTTCAGCTGGCCCATCTCGGTGACCATGGTGCGCGCCGCCTCGACGGCCTTCTGCACGTCCACCTCGCCCTGGCGCGCGCCGAACACGCTGCGTGACGCCGCCCGCAAGCCCGCGCGCGCCGCGAGCTTGGCCGTGACCGCGGTGCGCTTGCGGAAGCCGCTAGCGAGGGAGTCCAGCGTGGGCAGGAGCGTCTTCGGGTCGTCGTCGTCGCTGCCGTGCTGGGCCATGGAGTGGGAGCATACGCTAGGGACCCGACTCGAAGAACACCAGCCACTCGGCGCTCGTTAGCCGACGCGCGAGAGGAAACGCCGCCAGCCTCGCAGCGGTGGAAGGCACACGACACCCGCTTGAAGCGCGCGCTGCGCGCCCCGGCGTATGGCACGCTGTAGCACTGCCCCGCGCGGGCTCTGCCGGAGAAGAGGCCATGTTCGCAAGCGCCAAGACGACCGTGACATTGCTGTTCCTGAGCGCGCTGCTCGCGTCCATCGCACTGGCTCAGCCCGGCGGCATGGAAGGCTTCCCGCCGCACCCGGGTGGGCAGGTGAACCTGCGACGAATCAGCTCCGGTCCGCTAACCGCTGCGGAGGTGCAGGCCGTGCTGGCTCCCGTGCCCGAGCGGCTGCGGCGCTGTGCCCGAGCACGAGCGCGGCGCGAGGAGGCCGTGGCCGCCAGCGTCGACTTCGACCTCACGGTGCTCGCGAACGGGCGGGCGCGGACCGAGGGCTTGGTGAACGACCCACGCGACGACTCCACGCCGCACGAGCGCGCGTGGGTGTCCTGTGCGCGCCGTGTGGTGACCGGGCTGCGCTTCCCGGTGAAGGACGCCCCGAGCGAGCTGCGCCTCACGCTCATCTGGATGATGGACGACGTCCCCCACGGCACCGGGCTCTTGTGACAAAGGCGAATTCCCGGCGCCCCTGCTATTGACCGAAGTTCAACACGGATCTAGAGTGAGGTCATCCCACTCTGGAGGACCGTGTCATGACCGCCGCCCAAGCCGCCCGAACCGCCCCCGTCACGACTGCTGCGTCCACCCCCGCGCTCGACCGCGACAAGCGTCCGCCCATCATCATTCGCCGCGTGGAGGTGGACCTGGACGCCCCGTCCGAGAAGTACTGGTACAACGGCTCGCCAGGCATGACGTCCTTCGCGTACGCGCTGTCGGCCGTGTTCCCGGATGGCGAGCGCTTCTTCATCGACGCCGTGCGCCACTACCGCGACCGCATCACCGACCCTGCTCTGGCCGCCGAGGTGCGCGCGTTCATCGGTCAGGAGGCGCAGCACGGCCAGGTGCACGAGCGCTACAACCAGCGCGCCGAGGCCGACGGCTTCCCGCTGTCCGACATCACCAACCGCGCGAAGGGGCGGCTGGCCCATTTGCGCAAGACGGCACCGCCCGAAGTGCAGCTGGCCATCACGTGCGCGCTCGAGCACTTCACGGCCATGATGGCCGAGCAGCTGCTCGGCGACCCGCGCATGAGCGAGGGCGTGAAGTCGCCGCACCTCGAGACGTGGCGCTGGCACGCGGCGGAGGAGGCCGAGCACAAGGCCGTGGCGTTCGACGTGTACATGGCCGTGGACGGCAGCTACGCGACGCGCGTGCGCACGTACCTCGTGGTGTCGTTCATGTTCTCCACCACCACGCTGGCCACCACGTACTACTTGATGTTCAAGGACGGCACGCTGTGGAACGCCAAGAACCACCGCGACCTGCTCTATTGGCTGCTGGTGAAGCCGGGCCTGGTGCGCAACGTGATCCCGGGCTGGCTCGACTACCTGCGCCCCAACTTCCACCCGTGGGACCGAGATGACCGGCACCTGCTCGACCGCTGGAAGCGGGAGTGGGCGCCGGCCTTCCGGTAGGCGGCTGCGCTCAACGCGCGGCGCCTACTTCTTCCCGCCGAGGAAGCCCCCCAGCGCGTCCGCGATGCCGTCGGGCAGCTTGTCGGCCACGCCGGACAGCAGCTTCGGGCCATGTTCCTTGAGCAGGTTCTCCACCACGTCGGCGGCCTGCTTGGCCTGCGCTTCGTCGAGCCCGGCCTTGGCCTTGAGCTGCGCCACGAGGGTGCCCTTGATCGATGAGATGTCCATCTTGTCCTCTTCCTGTTCTGCGTCGCCGGAGGGGGCCACGCGGGGCACACAGCATCCCTGATCCGGGCGCGCGCGTGAACTCTCAATCGCTGCGCGCGGCCAGCCAGTCGGCCACGGGCGCCCAGAGGTGCTGAGGCGCGCGGCTGCCCCCGAGGATGCCGGTGTGGCCGCCGGGGCCCGTGAGGAGCTGCTTGTCGCGGCTGCCCATCAGCGTGAGCAGCGGGGCCGTGGCGCGCACGGGCACGATGGGATCCTCGGTGCCCGCCACCACCAGCAGGTTGGCCGTCACGTCGCGCAGCGTGGCGTGCGCCCCGGGGAGCGGGAGCCGGCCGTCGAGCAGGCAGTTGTCGGTCCAGAAGTGGCGGATGATGTCCTGCGTGACCGCGCCCGGATAGGCCGTCATGTCGTCGAGGAAGGCCGCGTTGGTGGCGTGCGCCGTGACGAAGTCGCGGTCGTGCAGGTTGAGGAGCAGCTCGCCGTAGCCCTCGAGGGTCCCCACGGGGTTGGTGAGCTTGAACATCAGGCTGTTGGCCCAGCCCGGCGACCGCATGAGGCGCGGGGGCAGGCGGTGCACACCGAGGCCCGTGCGCTCGCTCAGGCGGCTCAGCTGCTTGGCCGCGCGGCGGGCGTGGGGCCCGAGCTCACCCGCGGCGTGGTAGTCGCAGGGGGCACCCACCAGCACCAGGTTCACGATGTCCGGGTCACCCAGCGCCGCGTAGCTCATGGCGAACAACCCACCAAAGCTCCAGCCGTGCAGCGACAGCCGCTGCGAGCCGCTGTGCGCGCGCACCGCCGCGAGGGCACGCGGCAAGATGCCGGCGAAGAAGTCCGCGAGGTGCAGCCCGTCGTGACGCGCCTCGGGGCGACCCCAGTCCACCAGGTACACGTCGAAGCCGCGCGCCGTGAGGTACTTCACCAGGCTGCGGTCCGGGAAGAGGTCGTAGATGCGCATGGTCACGGCCAGCGGCGCCACCAGCACGAGCGGCACGCGGAAGCGCGTGGGCACCACCGGCACGCGCTGCCCCTGCAGGTCGATGCTGTCGTCGGTGAGCGGCAGGTAGTGCCGCACGCAGGTGATGTCTTCGCGGAAGACCTCCTCGTAGGGCGTGCGCTCGGCCAGCACCAGTTCGTCGCGACGCAGCCAGTCGAGCGCGTTCTCGCCCATGTGACCGAGGCGCCTGCGGGTGCGGCGCGCCACGTGCCGGGCGCGGGACGAGAGGCTCGGAGGCTGCGTGCGAGGTGCGTTCATGCCGGTGAGGCGTAGCTCAAAGCACGGCACCGCGCCTTCGCGTGGCTACGACTTGCTCGGTGTGAGCATGTGGTGCGCGCCCTTGCCGATGGCGAAGAGGCCGAAGAGCGCGAACGGCGCGGAGGCCAGCGGCTTGCCGCCCACGTTGTAGAGCAGCGCCACCAGGCTGTGGACGGTGCGGCTGGTGTCGGCGCTGTGCTCGAAGTCCCACAAGTACCAGTAGATGAACACCGCGAGGACGCAGAGGAAGATGCCTCCCGCGAGCGCCTTCAGCCCTTCTTTCTGACGATGATTCATGGTGTGAGGCTACCTCACGGAGGGCCGAGAGCTTCCCCCCGCGAACACGGGGTGGAACGGGGCCGGAGGTCAGCGCAGCACGCAGCGCTCTCGCACGCAGACGGCTTGTGGAGGCGGCTGGACGTCGCGCTCGGGCTGACACGCCAGGGACTCGGGGGACGCGCACTCCTCCACCGCGCAGTCGTCCTGGTAGGCCGCCCACGCGGCGCGGCTCCAGGCTTGCCGGTCCTCTGGACAGAAGCTGATGCAGCAGTTGCGCGGCGTGCCGATCATACAGTCCGCGTCGGTGGCGCAGAGCTGCGGGTCCACCTCGAGGCTCGGGTCGCTGGGGTCCACGCCGGGGCGCGTGGGCTCGATGGGCGGCATGGCCTCCACGGGCTCGACGGAGGGGTCTCGCGGAGCATCGCCGCCGCCCCCCGCACCAGCCTGGGATCCCTCGCCGGGCGCGGAGGGCGAGCCACACGCCAGCGTGAACGCGAGTGGGACCAGCATGAACCACGAGAGGATGCACCGACGAGCCACCTCCCCCTTGTACCAGAACCCAGCGCGGAGGCGCCCGCGACTCGCTATGCTGAATCCGTATGGCGCGCCCGCTCTCACGTCTCTTCCACGCCGTGGTCGTCGTCGGCGCATCGCTCTCGGCGTGCGATCCCGCCGAGCCGGCTCCGAGCCCCCCGCCCGGGCCCGCAGCCGCCACCCCCACGCCCGCGCTCACCCCGCCCCCGCAGGCCGGCCCACCCGAAGCCGCCGCGCCACCCGCCGCGGAAGCCGACGCCGCCATCGCAGCCACCACGGCCCCCCCGCCGCTCGTAGGCCCACCCGCTGCGACCCCGCGACCAAGCACCTCCATGCGCCCGCAGGCCCCCGCCGATCCCCGCGGCGAGCGCTGCCCCCCAGGCTCGGAGGCCCCTTCCCCCCTGCTTCCCACATCCTGTAGCCCACCCGCTACGCCCCCACCGCCCCCGCACGCTATCCTTCCACCACCATGTCCCGCTCAGTCTCGCGCCTGTTCCACACGGTGGTCGTCGTCGGCGCCTCCCTCTCGGGCTGCAGCCCGAGCCCAGAGCCAACGACCCCGGAACCGGCCCCAGTCTCGGACTCCGACTCGGCCTCCGGTGTGTGTCAAACGAGTTGTCGCCTGAATCTTCAAGCGGCCTTGCCCACCGTGGTGGAGACGGTGATCGCGGGCCGGTCCGGGTTGAGGTGGACCACCGAGGGGCGGTCCCACGGACGGACGTTGCGTGTCCAGCGCTCGGGGTGCTTTGCGTGGGCCTGTTCGTAGACGAGGCGGCGGTGGGCGAGGATCGGGAGGTCGGCGCCCACGTGGCGGGCCTGCGGAGTGACGAAGCCGATGGCGGAGTGCAGGTGGTCGTGGTTGTACCAGCGCACGAACGCCTCGATGGCAGCGACGGCTTCCTGCATGGTCTGGAAGCGACTGGTGGGGTGGTCGGGGCGGTACTTCAGAGTGCGGAAGAGCGCCTCGATGAAGGGGTTGTCATCGCTCACG
The genomic region above belongs to Sandaracinaceae bacterium and contains:
- a CDS encoding nucleotidyl transferase AbiEii/AbiGii toxin family protein, with protein sequence MIPRDFITAWREQAPWLQDAQVEQDLVITRALVDMFTLEEIAERLAFRGGTALYKLHLHPAARYSEDIDLVQVKAEPIGETLDAVRRVLDPWLGTPQRTLKEGRVKLAYRFQSEGVPALRMRLKVEINSREHFTELGLIRTPVVVDNPWFKGAASVTTFKLDELLGTKLRALYQRKKGRDLFDLWCALQRGGVDPAVVLQCFHRYMAEGGHAVSRAQFEANLHEKASDHDFRDDIVPLLRPGVSWDFDSAFAVVSRSIVELLPGAPWKGDGV
- a CDS encoding type IV toxin-antitoxin system AbiEi family antitoxin; translation: MRAEQYIDNLVARGLHHFTTTAALEALGGSEVAVRAQLRRLKQRGRIASPMRSFHVVVPPEYRRLGCLPAEHFIDQLMGELGVPYYVALLSAAAQYGAAHQRPQSLQVMVPTSRPAVECGEVRITFIGRSDLEDMPVTRVNTPRGYLRYATPELTALELVGYPHHAGGLSNVATVLAELTESLNGPKLLEVAKLCPVGWCQRLGYLLELVGANELAVELLPFVEQNALSYIPLRRAVDVAGAKRSARWKVIVNVEVEPDE
- a CDS encoding ricin-type beta-trefoil lectin domain protein; its protein translation is MSHMSRSWSLAWCLALAALALGAPNRAEADLFSAPTDAPGGGRRTCALNGVVCLSSPIMETPPGGGISVRGEPTLTIAPPGAAPMVIQLGEAEITVTPTGFRFMGSAGVQGFGPLAGWEFAGPHGDLAVGLGSSPAFDGYERNGSPAGFPVGDTRIGKDDGWFYIYISYGTEFAVVAPGGNLQISQELMAGNTLLIGIRPSAPENFVFYLGGGFTAPITYGTVGDGYVLVQNGARASSLPPIDVLYEFPGERTLPGTLSPSLLVGGTVQLGSPSIPISGWAQMGLQLNPRRLNDTRGRLDASLTLNLDQYPPFSASIPLAQASAYASAEHTLIKAGNVPANVFAGTPLEDFDVGTGGYAFHAYVPYARSPVIQFRAESARVAGLSLGDFKIGFLDGGRVSARGNLHIFGADYAMVGTITTGPNPRLRMTNTAGVRLFGQTLGAGLIELTVSRNDASVRVAGNVTLSGVRFRLDETYRASQLAGLVNSVSLPLPPVAFRQDLRVTIAGRAYGILVSGSAAGTLSTSPSVLASGSSSINTPEIRIAESGCVEPVCTGGGCSRPCERVCTPRDPITQQRLCERVCGPEVCTERNCTPRTCTVPASTIPAVNDSSSFSNVTVSPSGFSVQVPIAGRTAVDPDYDSPAPAPEPSLEPATTSPARTTAAPRPVPIGPAPAPGPQQPRPTPTPPRPTPQQPTPTPQQPTPTPQRPSPTPVTAPAPGPRFRMTNAWRGADVCLEAQEPSPGQRAVRLVACTGADAQQWVSVPAGGAAVQLTTVRFGAGMCLDVDDSSGANGQLTLSPCGSRPGQRFLTSAVSGGYSQLTTELRGPSSCVDVANDGVNNRLRLSPCGNFSGQAWLMTGAAAPAPTPQQPRPTPAPQPVPQPQPVPQLPTRPTPVPQPTPTPVTAPAPGPRFRMTNAWRGDNVCLEAQEPSPGQLALRLVTCTGDDAQQWVTVPAGGAAIQLTTVRFGAGICLDVDEGSGGASLMTLAPCSSRPGQRFHTSSVGAYTRLTNDLRGPSSCLDVVNDGTNDRVRMAPCGSYSGQSWLLPGGAEPVPPRPPRPAPQQPQQPPPTPTPAPAPTPMPAPVPVTQPTTEWRVMRMTNAWRGPDVCLEYSPGGPINVVLTACNGSPGQVWVGLLDASGAVRLTARNGGTERCLDVVDGSNRLTFAPCGDRPGQRWHAVDAGGGNFRLSNDLGGTGRCLDVINDGINNQLQLAPCGNYSGQIWALPPTR
- a CDS encoding AarF/ABC1/UbiB kinase family protein, coding for MAQHGSDDDDPKTLLPTLDSLASGFRKRTAVTAKLAARAGLRAASRSVFGARQGEVDVQKAVEAARTMVTEMGQLKGLVMKAGQMASFLPGAMPEEAREIMAKLQSESAAMKYERVQEVVRAELGGEVDQLFEGFEQSPFAAASIGQVHRARVDGQPVAVKVQYPGIEALLVGDLDFLGGLASVFTLGSPMDGRALAKELRERTLEECDYVLEARHQQLFEGLLSTQEGCSVPAIVPSRSARRVLTTRLVDGMRFQPFVDTASQAARDRAGERIFRVAFDSLFRHGVYNGDPHPGNYLFGDEGQVTFLDFGCVRYYQVDFIDAWKRVAMAAQDGDFDTFKKRFPDLGMTPKPKKMDWEAQWDAMLQLYTPMRTRGPFFTFTHAYVEESYGKLVFDNPNKLKMAMPAEWLLLNRLQWGLFAVLSHLGSTAPWPDIFRAALEAPTRPVHLADNP
- a CDS encoding metal-dependent hydrolase, producing MTAAQAARTAPVTTAASTPALDRDKRPPIIIRRVEVDLDAPSEKYWYNGSPGMTSFAYALSAVFPDGERFFIDAVRHYRDRITDPALAAEVRAFIGQEAQHGQVHERYNQRAEADGFPLSDITNRAKGRLAHLRKTAPPEVQLAITCALEHFTAMMAEQLLGDPRMSEGVKSPHLETWRWHAAEEAEHKAVAFDVYMAVDGSYATRVRTYLVVSFMFSTTTLATTYYLMFKDGTLWNAKNHRDLLYWLLVKPGLVRNVIPGWLDYLRPNFHPWDRDDRHLLDRWKREWAPAFR
- a CDS encoding alpha/beta fold hydrolase; protein product: MNAPRTQPPSLSSRARHVARRTRRRLGHMGENALDWLRRDELVLAERTPYEEVFREDITCVRHYLPLTDDSIDLQGQRVPVVPTRFRVPLVLVAPLAVTMRIYDLFPDRSLVKYLTARGFDVYLVDWGRPEARHDGLHLADFFAGILPRALAAVRAHSGSQRLSLHGWSFGGLFAMSYAALGDPDIVNLVLVGAPCDYHAAGELGPHARRAAKQLSRLSERTGLGVHRLPPRLMRSPGWANSLMFKLTNPVGTLEGYGELLLNLHDRDFVTAHATNAAFLDDMTAYPGAVTQDIIRHFWTDNCLLDGRLPLPGAHATLRDVTANLLVVAGTEDPIVPVRATAPLLTLMGSRDKQLLTGPGGHTGILGGSRAPQHLWAPVADWLAARSD